The Streptomyces sp. V4I8 genome includes the window CCCTTCATGTGGGGAGGCAATGCCGGTTCGGGAGTGAATGCAGCTCAGGGCGGAAAGAAGCGTCGGCGGGCGCACGGCCGGGACGGTGACCGCTTGTGCCCGGCGGGGAACCGTTCGTGTTGTGACAGAGCTATGACGTTCCTGAGTCGTCCTCGGGCTTACTGAAGGGGGGGCGACGGCGATTACCCTTTCCCTCCTGGCCCCTGCCCAACTCATCGGAACGCGAGATACATGACCGTCAACGACGATGTCCTGCTTGTCCACGGCGGAACCCCGCTGGAGGGCGAGATCCGTGTCCGCGGTGCGAAGAACCTCGTACCGAAGGCCATGGTGGCTGCCCTGCTGGGCAGCGCGCCGAGTCGACTGCGCAACGTGCCGGACATCCGTGATGTGCGGGTCGTACGCGGTCTGCTCCAGCTGCACGGGGTGACGGTCCGTCCGGGTGAGGAACCGGGCGAGTTGGTGATGGACCCGTCCCACGTGGAGAGCGCGAACGTCGCTGACATCGATGCCCACGCGGGTTCCAGCCGTATCCCGATCCTGCTGTGCGGTCCGCTGCTGCACCGCCTCGGGCACGCCTTCATCCCGGGCCTCGGCGGCTGCGACATCGGCGGCCGGCCCATCGACTTCCACTTCGAGGTGCTGCGGCAGTTCGGCGCGACGATCGAGAAGCGGGCCGACGGGCAGTACCTGGAGGCTCCGCAGCGGCTGCGTGGCACGAAGATCCGGCTGCCGTACCCGTCCGTGGGCGCGACCGAGCAGGTCCTGCTGACGGCCGTCCTCGCCGAAGGTGTCACCGAGCTCTCGAACGCGGCCGTGGAGCCGGAGATCGAGGACCTCATCTGCGTCCTGCAGAAGATGGGCGCCATCATCGGCGTGGACACCGACCGCACCATCCGCATCACCGGTGTGGACAGCCTCGGCGGCTACACCCACCGCGCCCTCCCGGACCGCCTGGAGGCCGCCTCCTGGGCGTCCGCGGCGCTCGCGACCGAGGGCAACATCTACGTCCGTGGCGCCCAGCAGCGCTCGATGATGACGTTCCTCAACACCTACCGGAAGGTGGGCGGCGCCTTCGAGATCGACGACGAGGGCATCCGGTTCTGGCACCCCGGTGGCCAGTTGAAGTCCATCGCGCTCGAAACGGACGTGCACCCGGGCTTCCAGACGGACTGGCAGCAGCCGCTGGTGGTGGCCCTCACGCAGGCGACGGGGCTGTCCATCATCCACGAGACGGTCTACGAGTCCCGCCTCGGCTTCACCTCCGCCCTGAACCAGATGGGCGCCCACATCCAGCTCTACCGCGAGTGCCTCGGCGGCTCCGACTGCCGCTTCGGCCAGCGCAACTTCCTGCACTCCGCGGTCGTCTCGGGCCCCACCAAGCTCCAGGGCGCCGATCTGGTCATCCCCGACCTCCGCGGCGGCTTCTCCTACCTCATCGCGGCCCTGGCGGCCCAGGGCACGTCCCGGGTCCACGGCATCGACCTCATCAACCGGGGCTACGAGAACTTCATGGAGAAGCTCGTGGAACTCGGGGCCAAGGTCGAGCTGCCGGGCAAGGCACTCGGCTGACATCCGTACGCCGATGGGGCGGTCACCCGGACTCGGGTGACCGCCCCATCGGCGTTGTGCTGAGCGCCCCGAAGGGGCGCGGGACCATATCTACGTGCGGCTACCGCCGCGCGGGCGCGACCAGCCACGGACGTCCCGACAGCCGAGATACGGCCCGCAGTTACCCGGCGCTCGAAGCGGAGCGCTTACTTGCCCTTGGCGGCTTCCTTGAGCTTGCTGCCCGCGGAGACCTTCACGCTGTAGCCGGCCGGGATCTGGATCGGGTCGCCGGTCTGCGGGTTGCGGGCGGTGCGAGCGGCACGGTGGGTGCGCTCGAAGGTCAGGAAGCCAGGGATGGTGACCTTCTCGTCGCCCTTGGCGACAACCTCGCCGACGGTCTCGGCGAACGCGGCCAGCACGGCGTCGGCGTCCTTGCGGGTCACCTCGGCGCGGTCGGCCAGCGCGGCCACCAGCTCACTGCGGTTCATGTTGTTACTCCCGTGTTCATTTGCCT containing:
- a CDS encoding HU family DNA-binding protein: MNRSELVAALADRAEVTRKDADAVLAAFAETVGEVVAKGDEKVTIPGFLTFERTHRAARTARNPQTGDPIQIPAGYSVKVSAGSKLKEAAKGK
- the murA gene encoding UDP-N-acetylglucosamine 1-carboxyvinyltransferase translates to MTVNDDVLLVHGGTPLEGEIRVRGAKNLVPKAMVAALLGSAPSRLRNVPDIRDVRVVRGLLQLHGVTVRPGEEPGELVMDPSHVESANVADIDAHAGSSRIPILLCGPLLHRLGHAFIPGLGGCDIGGRPIDFHFEVLRQFGATIEKRADGQYLEAPQRLRGTKIRLPYPSVGATEQVLLTAVLAEGVTELSNAAVEPEIEDLICVLQKMGAIIGVDTDRTIRITGVDSLGGYTHRALPDRLEAASWASAALATEGNIYVRGAQQRSMMTFLNTYRKVGGAFEIDDEGIRFWHPGGQLKSIALETDVHPGFQTDWQQPLVVALTQATGLSIIHETVYESRLGFTSALNQMGAHIQLYRECLGGSDCRFGQRNFLHSAVVSGPTKLQGADLVIPDLRGGFSYLIAALAAQGTSRVHGIDLINRGYENFMEKLVELGAKVELPGKALG